In one window of Streptomyces griseus subsp. griseus DNA:
- a CDS encoding N-acetylglucosamine kinase has translation MGVSVSVVAIDAGNSKTDVALIGAEGTVLATARGGGFQPPLVGVDSAIDVLGSVLERAVAALPDPAGVELPSAPGSFGHISACLANADLPVEEAELARALEARGWGTSVQVRNDTFAILRAGVDEPRGVAVVCGAGINCVGMVPDGRTARFPALGRISGDWGGGAGLAEEALWFAARAEDGRGEPTELARALPDHFGLDSMYALIEALHRGAVPLTRRHELTPVLFATAAAGDPVAVALVERLAEEVVSMASVALTRLGLLEEKAPVLLGGSVLAARHPQLNDRIAELLTVRAPKAEVRVVSEPPVLGAALLGLDVTGAAPEVHRRLRAQYA, from the coding sequence GTGGGCGTGAGCGTCTCGGTCGTCGCCATCGACGCGGGCAACAGCAAGACCGATGTGGCGTTGATCGGTGCGGAGGGCACGGTCCTTGCCACCGCCCGGGGCGGGGGCTTCCAGCCACCGCTGGTGGGCGTCGACTCCGCGATCGACGTCCTGGGGTCGGTCCTGGAACGGGCGGTGGCCGCACTGCCGGACCCGGCGGGCGTGGAACTGCCGTCCGCACCCGGCTCGTTCGGGCATATATCCGCCTGTCTCGCCAACGCCGATCTGCCGGTCGAGGAGGCCGAGCTGGCGCGGGCGCTGGAGGCCCGCGGCTGGGGCACCTCGGTCCAGGTGCGGAACGACACCTTCGCGATCCTGCGCGCGGGGGTGGACGAGCCCCGGGGCGTCGCGGTGGTCTGCGGGGCCGGGATCAACTGCGTGGGCATGGTGCCCGACGGGCGGACCGCCCGCTTCCCCGCGCTCGGGCGGATATCCGGTGACTGGGGCGGCGGTGCGGGGCTGGCGGAGGAGGCGCTGTGGTTCGCCGCCCGCGCCGAGGACGGGCGCGGTGAGCCGACCGAGCTGGCCCGCGCGCTGCCGGACCACTTCGGCCTCGACTCCATGTACGCGCTGATCGAGGCCCTGCACCGGGGCGCGGTGCCGCTGACCCGGCGGCACGAGCTGACGCCGGTGCTGTTCGCCACGGCGGCCGCCGGGGACCCGGTGGCGGTCGCGCTGGTGGAGCGGCTGGCCGAGGAGGTGGTGTCGATGGCGTCGGTGGCGCTCACCCGGCTCGGGCTGCTGGAGGAGAAGGCTCCGGTGCTGCTGGGCGGCAGCGTGCTGGCCGCGCGCCATCCGCAGCTGAACGACCGGATCGCCGAACTGCTGACGGTACGGGCCCCGAAGGCCGAGGTTCGGGTGGTGTCCGAGCCGCCGGTGCTGGGGGCGGCGCTGCTGGGCCTGGACGTCACGGGAGCGGCGCCGGAGGTCCACCGGCGGCTGCGGGCGCAGTACGCCTGA
- a CDS encoding glutamate ABC transporter substrate-binding protein, producing MTRSRTSARRRPARSALRGWGGVTAMAVACVITAALTLLPLSWHSGRAAEAETAGAGVTATVPVRAEACTDPEASLPPSSADGPGIAKIKARGKLVAGVDQNSYRWGYRNPYSGELEGFDIDLVRALAKDILGDPNAVIFRTIPTNQRIAALERDRVDVIVRTMTINCKRLEQVSFSTAYFRTGQQILAPKDSPITGYDASLKGKRVCSGEGTTAYEALEKESYGAIFKDEFDGTERDRDQLTVPNQLDCLVRLQLGEVDAVLTDNALGAGQAAQDPAVALKGAGPFTTEFYGVAAKKGADDLVARVNKVLVDYRAGGKDSAWMVSYRKWLAAGLPGITAPPAPKYRSE from the coding sequence ATGACCAGGTCGAGGACGTCGGCGAGGCGCCGCCCCGCGCGGAGCGCGCTGCGCGGCTGGGGCGGGGTGACGGCGATGGCGGTGGCGTGCGTGATCACCGCCGCGCTGACCCTGCTGCCGCTCTCCTGGCACAGCGGGCGGGCCGCGGAGGCGGAGACGGCGGGCGCCGGTGTGACGGCGACCGTGCCGGTGCGGGCCGAGGCGTGCACCGATCCGGAGGCGAGCCTGCCGCCCTCGTCAGCGGACGGCCCGGGCATCGCGAAGATCAAGGCGCGCGGGAAGCTGGTCGCGGGCGTCGACCAGAACAGCTACCGCTGGGGCTACCGCAACCCGTACAGCGGTGAGCTCGAAGGGTTCGACATCGACCTCGTGCGGGCGCTGGCCAAGGACATCCTGGGCGACCCGAACGCGGTGATCTTCCGGACCATCCCCACCAACCAGCGCATCGCCGCCCTGGAGCGGGACCGGGTCGACGTCATCGTGCGGACGATGACCATCAACTGCAAGCGGCTGGAGCAGGTGTCCTTCTCCACCGCCTATTTCCGGACCGGGCAGCAGATCCTGGCCCCCAAGGACTCCCCCATCACGGGGTACGACGCCTCGCTGAAGGGCAAGCGGGTCTGCTCCGGCGAGGGCACCACCGCGTACGAGGCGTTGGAGAAGGAGTCGTACGGGGCGATATTCAAGGACGAGTTCGACGGCACCGAGCGGGACCGGGACCAGCTGACCGTCCCCAACCAGCTGGACTGCCTGGTCCGGCTCCAGCTCGGCGAGGTCGACGCCGTCCTCACGGACAACGCGCTGGGCGCCGGGCAGGCGGCGCAGGACCCGGCGGTGGCCCTCAAGGGGGCGGGGCCGTTCACCACCGAGTTCTACGGCGTCGCGGCGAAGAAGGGGGCCGACGATCTGGTGGCCCGGGTCAACAAGGTCCTGGTCGACTACCGGGCGGGTGGGAAGGACAGCGCCTGGATGGTGTCGTACCGCAAGTGGCTGGCGGCCGGGCTGCCCGGCATCACGGCGCCGCCGGCCCCGAAGTACCGCAGCGAGTGA
- a CDS encoding protein phosphatase 2C domain-containing protein, whose protein sequence is MAAVEWPAAPSTDSSDVPAPVVRPTDLPGTDSGGTPLPTTPPAHEGGHATPPGRPDVQAATPPVGHDGQTPAPPVRHDDGTASPGGHGDRAASAGPTAPEPAGTPAAGPATAPTASPPAESPDGSGDFALAAPDPRTAEPTPTPAAGTKVCVACRSGRVDPDGYCENCGHAQPRERDHMEQELGSVAAVSDRGLRHHRNEDSFAVSSTALPNGSPAVVAIVCDGVSSASRPDEASAAAASAANEALLESLPRGTHPQQAMHEAIVAASEAVNALAQDPPGSAEHEAHRHQNAPACTLVGAIMAGGLLVVGWVGDSRVYWVPDDRTSPPARLTEDDSWAAQMVAAGLMNEAEAYADERAHAITGWLGADSYELEPHTASFKPDRPGLVVVCTDGLWNYAESAEEMAAAVPPEAHQRPLHGAQVLVGHALDGGGHDNVTVALLPFAVEPQGAGSACTTV, encoded by the coding sequence GTGGCGGCCGTGGAGTGGCCGGCCGCCCCTTCGACGGACAGCTCCGACGTGCCCGCGCCGGTGGTCCGGCCGACGGACCTGCCCGGCACGGACTCGGGCGGCACGCCGCTGCCGACGACGCCTCCGGCGCACGAGGGCGGGCACGCGACGCCCCCGGGACGCCCTGACGTGCAGGCGGCGACGCCTCCGGTGGGCCACGACGGGCAGACCCCGGCACCGCCGGTGCGCCACGACGACGGGACCGCGAGTCCGGGGGGCCACGGTGACCGGGCGGCGTCTGCGGGGCCGACCGCTCCGGAGCCCGCCGGTACGCCCGCTGCGGGGCCCGCCACCGCACCCACCGCGTCCCCGCCCGCCGAATCCCCCGACGGCTCCGGCGACTTCGCGCTCGCCGCGCCCGATCCCCGTACGGCGGAGCCCACGCCGACGCCCGCCGCCGGGACGAAGGTCTGTGTGGCCTGCCGGTCCGGCCGGGTCGACCCCGACGGGTACTGCGAGAACTGCGGGCACGCCCAGCCCCGCGAGCGCGACCACATGGAGCAGGAGCTCGGCTCGGTGGCCGCCGTCAGTGACCGGGGCCTGCGCCACCACCGTAACGAGGACTCCTTCGCGGTCTCCTCGACCGCGCTGCCGAACGGATCGCCCGCCGTCGTCGCGATCGTCTGCGACGGCGTCTCCTCGGCGAGCCGGCCCGACGAGGCGTCGGCCGCCGCCGCGAGCGCCGCCAACGAGGCGCTGCTGGAGTCCCTGCCGCGCGGCACCCACCCGCAGCAGGCCATGCACGAGGCGATCGTCGCCGCGTCGGAGGCGGTGAACGCACTGGCCCAGGACCCGCCCGGATCGGCGGAGCACGAGGCCCACCGCCATCAGAACGCCCCGGCCTGCACCCTGGTCGGCGCGATCATGGCAGGCGGTCTGCTGGTCGTCGGCTGGGTCGGCGACAGCCGGGTCTACTGGGTGCCGGACGACCGGACGAGCCCACCCGCCCGGCTCACCGAGGACGACTCCTGGGCCGCGCAGATGGTGGCGGCGGGCCTGATGAACGAGGCGGAGGCGTACGCGGACGAGCGCGCCCACGCCATCACCGGCTGGCTCGGCGCCGACTCCTACGAACTGGAGCCGCACACCGCGTCGTTCAAGCCGGACCGCCCCGGCCTGGTGGTGGTCTGCACGGACGGCCTGTGGAACTACGCGGAATCCGCCGAGGAGATGGCCGCCGCCGTGCCTCCCGAGGCCCACCAGCGCCCGCTGCACGGCGCCCAGGTGCTCGTCGGGCACGCACTCGACGGCGGGGGCCACGACAACGTAACAGTGGCGCTGCTGCCGTTCGCCGTGGAGCCGCAAGGGGCAGGATCGGCCTGCACCACCGTTTGA
- a CDS encoding vWA domain-containing protein, with protein sequence MANFSKSNVPQFSVEVYQNAFLPEGGREVNAIVTVTSTGGGTTGGIPLPGATASPGHIPGYGSGPGQGASAAVVLMVDCSGSMDYPPTKMRNARDATAAAIDTLRDGTRFAVVAGTHVAKDVYPGNGRLAVADAQTKAQAKEALRRLSAGGGTAIGTWLRLADRLLGAADVDIRHGILLTDGRNEHEAPEDLRAALDSCAGRFTCDARGVGTDWEVKEVTSIASALLGTADIVADPAGLAADFTQMMENAMGKEVADVALRLWTPVGVEIRFVKQVAPTVEDLTGRRTEAGPRAGDYPTGSWGDESRDYHVCVLVPEAGIGQEMLAARVSLILPDPSGAGAPQVLSQGLVRAVWTDDMVASTSINPQVAHYTGQAELAQVIQQGLDARKSGDFDGATAKLGRAVQLASASGNQDTAKLLSKVVDVVDAATGTVRLKAKVAEADEMTLETRSTKTVRVKK encoded by the coding sequence ATGGCCAACTTCTCGAAGTCGAACGTGCCGCAGTTCTCCGTCGAGGTGTACCAGAACGCGTTCCTGCCGGAGGGCGGACGCGAGGTGAACGCGATCGTCACCGTCACCTCGACCGGCGGCGGCACCACCGGCGGCATCCCGCTGCCCGGCGCGACGGCCTCACCCGGACACATACCCGGGTACGGGTCCGGGCCGGGGCAGGGGGCGAGCGCCGCGGTGGTGCTGATGGTCGACTGTTCCGGTTCGATGGACTACCCGCCCACCAAGATGCGCAACGCACGCGACGCGACGGCCGCCGCCATCGACACGCTGCGCGACGGCACGCGGTTCGCGGTGGTCGCCGGTACGCATGTGGCCAAGGACGTCTACCCGGGCAACGGGCGGCTCGCGGTCGCCGACGCGCAGACGAAGGCCCAGGCGAAGGAGGCCCTGCGGAGGCTGAGCGCGGGCGGCGGGACCGCGATCGGTACCTGGCTGCGGCTGGCCGACCGGCTGCTGGGCGCCGCCGACGTGGACATCCGGCACGGCATCCTGCTGACCGACGGCCGCAACGAGCACGAGGCGCCCGAGGACCTGCGGGCCGCGCTGGACTCCTGCGCGGGCCGGTTCACCTGTGACGCCCGGGGCGTCGGCACCGACTGGGAGGTGAAGGAGGTCACCTCCATCGCCTCCGCCCTGCTGGGCACCGCCGACATCGTCGCCGACCCCGCAGGTCTCGCCGCCGACTTCACGCAGATGATGGAGAACGCGATGGGCAAGGAGGTCGCGGACGTGGCGCTGCGGCTCTGGACGCCCGTCGGGGTGGAGATCCGGTTCGTGAAGCAGGTGGCGCCCACGGTCGAGGACCTGACCGGCCGGCGTACGGAGGCGGGCCCCCGTGCCGGGGACTACCCGACCGGTTCCTGGGGCGACGAGTCCCGCGACTACCACGTCTGCGTGCTGGTCCCCGAGGCCGGGATCGGCCAGGAGATGCTGGCGGCCCGGGTCTCGCTGATCCTGCCCGACCCCTCGGGCGCGGGGGCCCCGCAGGTGCTCTCGCAGGGGCTCGTACGGGCGGTGTGGACGGACGACATGGTGGCGTCGACCTCGATCAATCCGCAGGTCGCGCACTACACAGGCCAGGCGGAACTGGCACAGGTCATCCAGCAGGGGCTGGACGCCCGCAAGTCGGGCGACTTCGACGGTGCGACGGCGAAACTGGGCCGTGCGGTGCAACTGGCATCGGCGTCCGGGAACCAGGACACTGCGAAACTGCTTTCGAAGGTGGTCGACGTGGTCGATGCGGCGACCGGTACTGTGCGACTGAAAGCGAAGGTCGCGGAAGCGGACGAGATGACCCTCGAAACGCGCTCCACCAAGACAGTTCGCGTCAAGAAGTAG
- a CDS encoding FHA domain-containing protein, whose product MPTCPNGHQSGSEDWCEVCGHRMTGTGAPAGAVPPPPPPPPAPGYGYPPPAGNDGGPPTMQAELCPQCRTPREASAPYCEECRWNFLTNTATSYTPLAPQPGVSSGPPPGLNLPPGFLAQQSPGGQGGQGGQAGPGGQSGPGGAPQHSQPPSQSQQHDPFEFQASRPSQMNRPAEPLNPEQTGHDDRSGHTGQDERGGRGGQGGPPPSAFPQGPPPPPVFQQQPPSRQQQSAPSPFEPQQSSPFAPPQQQSPHGGGGGDDWVLPPPSQAQQPPQAFQQQAPYQGQQGGHPDQRQGNQGYDRDQGYGQDQGYDRGGQQHGRQSQGQQGQSQDPDQGYGQLPGQGQPQQPTATTWTAVIAPDRDYFLAMMQRSGPEATGLNLPAYSPEQRLPLTGSQVTIGRRRHSTGESPDIDLSVPPEDPGVSHQHAVLVQQPDGGWSVVDQKSTNGTTLNGAEDPIQPYVPVSLQDGDQVHVGAWTTITIRRE is encoded by the coding sequence ATGCCGACCTGCCCGAACGGACACCAGTCGGGTTCCGAGGACTGGTGCGAGGTCTGCGGACACCGCATGACCGGAACGGGCGCCCCCGCCGGCGCCGTCCCCCCGCCGCCTCCGCCGCCCCCCGCGCCCGGTTACGGCTACCCGCCGCCCGCCGGCAACGACGGCGGACCGCCGACGATGCAGGCGGAGCTCTGCCCGCAGTGCCGCACGCCGCGCGAGGCGAGTGCGCCGTACTGCGAGGAGTGCCGCTGGAACTTCCTCACCAACACGGCGACCTCGTACACGCCGCTGGCTCCGCAGCCCGGCGTGTCCAGCGGCCCGCCGCCCGGTCTCAACCTGCCGCCGGGCTTCCTGGCCCAGCAGAGTCCCGGTGGGCAGGGCGGCCAGGGTGGTCAGGCCGGCCCCGGCGGACAGAGCGGCCCCGGCGGCGCGCCTCAGCATTCCCAGCCGCCGTCGCAGTCCCAGCAGCACGACCCGTTCGAGTTCCAGGCTTCGCGGCCCTCCCAGATGAACCGTCCCGCCGAGCCGCTCAACCCGGAGCAGACGGGGCACGACGACCGGTCCGGTCACACCGGCCAGGACGAGCGCGGTGGTCGGGGCGGCCAGGGCGGTCCTCCGCCGAGCGCGTTCCCGCAGGGACCGCCGCCTCCGCCGGTCTTCCAGCAGCAGCCGCCCTCGCGCCAGCAGCAGTCGGCACCCTCGCCGTTCGAGCCCCAGCAGTCCTCACCGTTCGCGCCGCCCCAGCAGCAGTCCCCCCACGGCGGTGGCGGTGGCGACGACTGGGTGCTGCCGCCGCCCTCCCAGGCACAACAGCCGCCCCAGGCGTTCCAGCAGCAGGCCCCGTACCAGGGCCAGCAGGGCGGCCATCCGGACCAGCGTCAGGGCAACCAGGGCTACGACCGCGACCAGGGCTACGGCCAGGACCAGGGCTACGACCGGGGCGGCCAGCAGCACGGCCGGCAGAGCCAGGGTCAGCAGGGCCAGAGCCAGGATCCGGACCAGGGCTACGGTCAGCTCCCCGGCCAGGGGCAGCCGCAGCAGCCCACCGCCACCACCTGGACCGCCGTCATCGCGCCGGACCGCGACTACTTCCTGGCGATGATGCAGCGCAGCGGCCCCGAGGCGACCGGGCTGAACCTGCCCGCGTACTCCCCCGAACAGCGCCTGCCGCTCACCGGGAGCCAGGTCACCATCGGCCGCCGCCGGCACAGCACGGGTGAGTCCCCGGACATCGACCTGTCGGTGCCGCCGGAGGACCCGGGCGTCTCCCACCAGCACGCGGTGCTCGTGCAGCAGCCCGACGGCGGGTGGTCCGTGGTCGACCAGAAGTCCACGAACGGCACCACGCTCAACGGCGCCGAGGACCCGATCCAGCCGTATGTCCCCGTCTCCCTCCAGGACGGCGACCAGGTGCACGTCGGGGCCTGGACGACGATCACGATCCGCCGGGAGTAG
- a CDS encoding methyltransferase domain-containing protein — MGAHREVPSETEPEIATDPEAEQAHHALVRDIVAQGGLTDPAWRAAFEEVERHLFVPYYYVRGGRGHERLWGEDPDPVRRRRWARGVYGDEALATRMRDGVLISSSSQPSLMALMLDALDVRDGHTVLEIGTGPGYNAALLSHRLGDTAVTSVDLDPEITDAARSHLAAAGYRPTVITGDGARGCPQRAPYDRIIATCTLPAVPPAWPEQCTPGARILAPVATGLVSLDVRTTAHGPRAEGHFLHTPAYFVPLRGGAPQSEPVARPGGVPRRAMGDELFRFLLTLTAGSLDPREALSLWEREESPQRERYGVTVADGRQWAWLDDPEGPYTWPLAG, encoded by the coding sequence ATGGGCGCACACCGCGAAGTCCCGTCCGAGACCGAGCCGGAGATCGCTACCGATCCTGAGGCCGAGCAGGCGCACCACGCCCTGGTGCGGGACATCGTCGCGCAGGGCGGGCTCACCGACCCCGCCTGGCGGGCGGCCTTCGAGGAGGTGGAACGCCACCTCTTCGTGCCGTACTACTACGTGCGCGGCGGCCGGGGTCACGAGCGGCTCTGGGGCGAGGACCCCGATCCCGTACGACGCCGGCGCTGGGCGCGCGGAGTGTACGGGGACGAGGCGCTGGCCACCCGGATGCGGGACGGGGTGCTCATCTCGTCCTCCAGCCAGCCCTCGCTGATGGCCCTGATGCTGGACGCCCTCGACGTACGGGACGGGCACACCGTCCTGGAGATCGGCACCGGCCCCGGCTACAACGCGGCGCTGCTCTCCCACCGGCTCGGCGACACGGCGGTGACCAGCGTCGATCTGGACCCGGAGATCACGGACGCGGCCCGCAGCCATCTCGCCGCCGCCGGATACCGCCCCACGGTCATCACCGGCGACGGGGCCCGGGGCTGCCCGCAGCGAGCCCCGTACGACCGGATCATCGCCACCTGCACGCTGCCCGCCGTACCGCCCGCCTGGCCGGAACAGTGCACCCCGGGGGCGCGCATCCTGGCCCCGGTCGCGACCGGGCTCGTCTCGCTGGACGTACGCACGACGGCGCACGGTCCACGCGCCGAGGGGCACTTCCTGCACACTCCGGCGTACTTCGTACCTCTGCGCGGGGGCGCACCGCAGTCCGAACCGGTCGCGCGCCCCGGCGGAGTGCCGAGGCGCGCGATGGGGGATGAGCTGTTCCGGTTCCTGCTGACCCTGACGGCGGGCAGCCTCGACCCGCGCGAGGCCCTCTCCCTCTGGGAGCGCGAGGAGAGCCCGCAGCGGGAGAGGTACGGCGTCACGGTCGCGGACGGCCGGCAGTGGGCCTGGCTGGACGACCCGGAGGGGCCGTACACCTGGCCCCTGGCCGGGTGA
- a CDS encoding globin, which translates to MTEIPRDTLQEQTFYEQVGGEETFRRLVHRFYEGVADDELLRPMYPEEDLGPAEERFALFLMQYWGGPRTYSDHRGHPRLRMRHAPFRVDRAAHDAWLSHMRVALDELGLAPEHEKQLWDYLTYAAASMVNTAG; encoded by the coding sequence GTGACAGAGATTCCGCGCGACACGCTTCAGGAGCAGACCTTTTACGAGCAGGTCGGCGGCGAGGAGACCTTCCGGCGCCTGGTCCACCGGTTCTACGAGGGGGTCGCGGACGACGAGCTGCTGCGGCCGATGTACCCGGAGGAGGACCTGGGACCGGCCGAGGAGCGCTTCGCCCTGTTCCTGATGCAGTACTGGGGCGGCCCGCGCACCTACAGCGACCACCGAGGCCACCCGAGGCTGCGGATGCGGCACGCCCCCTTCCGGGTGGACCGGGCGGCCCATGACGCGTGGCTGTCCCATATGCGGGTGGCGCTGGACGAGCTGGGGCTCGCGCCCGAGCACGAGAAGCAGCTGTGGGACTACCTGACGTACGCGGCGGCCTCAATGGTCAACACGGCCGGCTGA
- a CDS encoding acyl-CoA thioesterase, whose amino-acid sequence MARHLYSCPLRWSDMDAFGHVNNVVFLRYLEEARIDFMFRLAPGDGSPSFSGGSVVARHEIDYVRPLVHRHEPVTVESWVTKIGAASLTIAYEIKDPDQVYVRASTVVVPYNLAEERPRRISAEEKLFLQKYLAEEPAAA is encoded by the coding sequence TTGGCCCGTCACCTCTACAGCTGCCCCCTGCGCTGGTCGGACATGGATGCCTTCGGCCACGTGAACAACGTGGTCTTCCTCCGCTACCTGGAGGAGGCGCGCATCGACTTCATGTTCCGGCTGGCGCCGGGGGACGGCTCGCCGTCGTTCTCGGGCGGGTCCGTCGTGGCCCGGCACGAGATCGACTACGTACGACCGCTGGTGCACCGGCACGAGCCGGTCACCGTCGAGTCGTGGGTCACGAAGATAGGCGCCGCGTCGCTGACGATCGCCTACGAGATCAAGGACCCCGATCAGGTGTACGTACGGGCCTCGACCGTCGTCGTCCCGTACAACCTGGCCGAGGAGCGGCCCCGGCGGATCTCCGCCGAGGAGAAGCTCTTCCTCCAGAAGTACCTGGCAGAGGAGCCCGCCGCGGCATGA
- the ettA gene encoding energy-dependent translational throttle protein EttA, which produces MAEFIYTMRKTRKAHGDKVILDDVTLNFLPGAKIGVVGPNGAGKSTVLKIMAGLEQPSNGDAFLSPGFSVGILMQEPKLDESKTVLENVQDGAAEIMGKLKRFNEVAELMATDYSDALMEEMGKLQEDLDHANAWDLDAQLEQAMDALGCPPGDWPVTNLSGGEKRRVALCKLLIEAPDLLLLDEPTNHLDAESVNWLEQHLSKYSGAVVAVTHDRYFLNNVAEWILELDRGRAIPYEGNYSTYLDKKAARLKVEGRKDEKRQKRLKEELEWVRSNAKGRQTKSKARLARYEEMAAEADKMRKLDFEEIQIPPGPRLGSIVVEVENLSKAFGDKVLIDDLSFTLPRNGIVGVIGPNGAGKTTLFKMIQGLETPDSGSVKIGDTVKISYVDQSRANIDPKKTLWAVVSDELDYINVGQVEMPSRAYVSAFGFKGPDQQKPAGVLSGGERNRLNLALTLKEGGNLLLLDEPTNDLDVETLSSLENALLEFPGAAVVISHDRWFLDRVATHILAYEGDSKWYWFEGNFESYEKNKVERLGADAARPHRATYKKLTRG; this is translated from the coding sequence TTGGCTGAGTTCATCTACACCATGCGCAAGACGCGCAAGGCGCACGGCGACAAGGTGATCCTTGATGACGTCACCTTGAACTTCCTGCCCGGCGCCAAGATCGGTGTCGTGGGGCCCAACGGTGCCGGTAAGTCCACGGTGCTGAAGATCATGGCGGGCCTGGAGCAGCCGTCCAACGGTGACGCGTTCCTGTCGCCGGGGTTCAGCGTCGGCATCCTCATGCAGGAGCCGAAGCTCGACGAGAGCAAGACCGTGCTGGAGAACGTCCAGGACGGCGCGGCCGAGATCATGGGCAAGCTCAAGCGCTTCAACGAGGTCGCCGAGCTCATGGCGACCGACTACTCCGACGCGCTGATGGAGGAGATGGGCAAGCTCCAGGAGGACCTGGACCACGCCAACGCGTGGGACCTGGACGCCCAGCTGGAGCAGGCCATGGACGCCCTGGGCTGCCCGCCCGGCGACTGGCCGGTCACCAACCTCTCCGGTGGCGAGAAGCGCCGCGTGGCGCTCTGCAAGCTCCTCATCGAGGCCCCGGACCTGCTCCTCCTCGACGAGCCCACCAACCACCTCGACGCCGAGTCGGTGAACTGGCTGGAGCAGCACCTCTCGAAGTACTCGGGTGCCGTCGTGGCCGTCACCCACGACCGGTACTTCCTGAACAACGTCGCCGAGTGGATCCTGGAGCTGGACCGCGGCCGCGCAATCCCGTACGAGGGCAACTACTCCACGTACCTCGACAAGAAGGCCGCGCGCCTCAAGGTCGAGGGCCGCAAGGACGAGAAGCGCCAGAAGCGGCTCAAGGAAGAGCTGGAGTGGGTGCGGTCCAACGCCAAGGGGCGCCAGACCAAGTCCAAGGCCCGTCTCGCCCGGTACGAGGAGATGGCGGCCGAGGCCGACAAGATGCGGAAGCTGGACTTCGAGGAGATCCAGATCCCGCCGGGCCCGCGCCTCGGTTCCATCGTCGTCGAGGTCGAGAACCTCTCGAAGGCCTTCGGCGACAAGGTCCTCATCGACGACCTGTCCTTCACGCTGCCCCGTAACGGCATCGTCGGTGTCATCGGCCCCAACGGCGCGGGCAAGACCACGCTGTTCAAGATGATCCAGGGTCTGGAGACGCCGGACAGCGGCTCTGTCAAGATCGGCGACACGGTCAAGATCTCCTACGTCGACCAGTCCCGCGCCAACATCGACCCGAAGAAGACCCTCTGGGCCGTCGTCTCGGACGAGCTGGACTACATCAACGTCGGCCAGGTCGAGATGCCGTCCCGCGCCTACGTCTCCGCGTTCGGCTTCAAGGGCCCGGACCAGCAGAAGCCGGCCGGTGTCCTCTCCGGTGGTGAGCGCAACCGCCTCAACCTGGCGCTGACGCTCAAGGAGGGCGGCAACCTGCTGCTCCTCGACGAGCCCACCAACGACCTGGACGTCGAGACGCTCTCCTCGCTGGAGAACGCGCTGCTGGAGTTCCCGGGCGCCGCAGTGGTCATCTCCCACGACCGCTGGTTCCTGGACCGCGTCGCCACCCACATCCTCGCCTACGAGGGTGACTCCAAGTGGTACTGGTTCGAGGGCAACTTCGAGTCGTACGAGAAGAACAAGGTCGAGCGTCTCGGCGCGGACGCGGCCCGCCCGCACCGCGCCACGTACAAGAAGCTCACGCGAGGCTGA